A window of Panicum virgatum strain AP13 chromosome 8K, P.virgatum_v5, whole genome shotgun sequence contains these coding sequences:
- the LOC120645065 gene encoding uncharacterized protein LOC120645065, translated as MADSGGVRGGVGGGGGGGVDSWEYKLRKYLLLLATLVATVTYGAAFNPPGGVWQGADPAIERLTGDPIIRETSYRRYLAFFYSNATAFASSLVVIVLVLILSVLHEAHEQAAGTDRPRNLAPLRILRVVMVLDLLSLMGAYAAGTFRDRLTATYSSVLLAGVVIYLLVHTVLASCPPDEEEKDGNGSSAAKKEEAEKKMAKLRKVLMLLATFAVSVTYVSGLSAPGGFWADDAGGHKPGVAILRGGPHDARLKAFFVLNTTAFVASLLIIIILLDKKLSISPNLRSFELYGFITVAIVGLVGAYSAGSCRHVDTTVYVNSLVGAVIVFILAQAAIVKFCKETIKESCLWKLLEGIPGKVSGCLSGNGDASVEKQQRQVLERARSLVLLLATLAAAITYQAGLNPPGGLWQGDDAGGRYKAGDPVLLTTNPRRYKAFYYCNSTAFVASLLAIVLVRMKTLHHHNALEAAMILDLLGLIGAYAAGSCRDVTTSIYAMALAGAVLVYVVIHVVLFTLDHNEAAAPVVSGKEKEDPVEKRRKRLLLFAILAATITYQAGLTPPSGFLAGDDPATGRRAGDPVLLNNYPRRYTAFFYCNSVSFMLSIALIILLVNPNLYRPAIRSNALSVCTAAGMSGIMGAYAAGCTQHLKTSIYIFALAGFVLFVVIVAVVFWVFRDDDKGKPADGSSSSSSQGRAEKSSTNEDLEKGKNDDAGKKAEEDEKEKRRHAKRKYLMLLGILVASVTYQAGLAPPGGSWQSDGGGHAAGDPVMHDNRRHRYLAFYYSNSTSFVASIVVIVLLLPQSLHKDDKWAAWWLGVMNTTIVLDLLGLLIAYAAGSSRSWKTAGYVSALVIAVLAYFVVHVAVSRFVRRGRGKQRDSSGDGVDSTQHHQQQQQQQQKNGQAVQPAQTN; from the exons ATGGCGGAttccggcggcgtccgcggcggcgtcggtggcggcggcggcggcggcgtcgactcGTGGGAGTACAAGCTGCGCAAgtacctgctgctgctggccacgCTGGTGGCCACCGTGACGTACGGCGCGGCGTTCAACCCGCCGGGGGGCGTGTGGCAGGGCGCCGACCCCGCCATCGAGCGCCTCACCGGCGACCCCATCATCCGGGAGACCAGCTACCGCCGCTACCTGGCCTTCTTCTACAGCAACGCCACGGCCTTCGCCTCCTcgctcgtcgtcatcgtcctcgtcctcatcctctCCGTGCTGCACGAGGCTCACGAGCAGGCGGCGGGCACGGACAGGCCGCGCAACCTGGCGCCGCTGCGCATCCTCCGCGTCGTCATGGTGCTCGATCTCCTCAGCCTCATGGGGGCCTACGCCGCCGGCACGTTCCGGGACAGGCTCACGGCGACCTACTCCTCGGTCCTGCTCGCCGGCGTCGTCATCTACCTCCTGGTCCACACGGTGCTGGCCTCCTGCCCGCCggacgaggaggagaaggacggcAACGGCAGCAGCGCGGCCAagaaggaggaggccgagaagaAGATGGCCAAGCTCCGCAAGGTGCTGATGCTGCTGGCCACGTTCGCGGTGAGCGTCACCTACGTGTCCGGGCTCAGCGCGCCGGGCGGCTTCTGGGccgacgacgccggcggccaCAAGCCGGGCGTCGCGATCCTCAGGGGCGGGCCGCACGACGCGCGCCTCAAGGCCTTCTTCGTCCTCAACACCACCGCCTTCGTCGCGTCCctgctcatcatcatcatcctcctgGACAAGAAGCTCTCCATCAGCCCAAACCTGCGCTCGTTCGAGCTCTACGGGTTCATCACCGTCGCGATCGTCGGCCTCGTCGGGGCCTACTCAGCCGGCAGCTGCCGCCACGTCGACACCACCGTCTATGTCAATTCTCTGGTCGGTGCTGTGATCGTCTTCATTCTCGCTCAAGCCGCCATCGTCAAGTTCTGCAAAGAAACCATCAAGGAGAGCTGCTTGTGGAAGCTGCTAGAAGGCATCCCTGGGAAGGTGTCAGGATGTCTGAGTGGCAATGGGGATGCCAG CGTTGAGAAGCAGCAAAGACAAGTGCTGGAGAGGGCTCGCTCCCTGGTTCTGCTGCTGGCCACTCTGGCAGCGGCCATCACCTACCAAGCAGGCCTGAACCCGCCGGGCGGCCTCTGGCAGggcgacgacgccggcggccgctaCAAGGCCGGCGACCCGGTGCTGCTGACCACCAACCCCAGGAGGTACAAGGCCTTCTACTACTGCAACTCGACCGCCTTCGTGGCGTCCCTGCTCGCCATCGTCCTGGTCCGGATGAAGACCCTGCACCACCACAACGCCCTGGAGGCCGCCATGATACTGGACCTGCTGGGGCTCATCGGCGCCTACGCCGCCGGGAGCTGCCGGGACGTGACCACCTCCATCTACGCCATGGCCCTGGCCGGCGCCGTCTTGGTCTATGTGGTGATCCATGTCGTCCTCTTCACGCTGGACCACAACGAAGCTGCTGCTCCGGTGGTCAGCGGCAAGGAGAAAGAGGACCCGGTGGAGAAGAGGCGCAAGCGGCTGCTCCTCTTCGCGATCCTGGCGGCCACCATCACCTACCAGGCCGGGCTGACGCCGCCGAGCGGCTTCCTGGCCGGCGACGATCCAGCGAccgggcgccgcgccggcgacccCGTCCTGCTCAACAACTACCCGCGCCGGTACACGGCCTTCTTCTATTGCAACTCGGTGAGCTTCATGCTGTCCATCGCGCTCATCATCCTCCTCGTCAACCCCAACCTGTACCGGCCGGCCATCCGGAGCAACGCGCTGTCCGTCTGCACGGCGGCGGGCATGAGCGGCATCATGGGCGCCTACGCCGCCGGCTGCACGCAGCACCTCAAGACATCCATCTACATCTTCGCGCTGGCGGGGTTCGTCCTCTTCGTGGTCATAGTGGCTGTTGTGTTCTGGGTGTTCCGTGATGATGACAAAGGCAAGCCAGCAGATggatcgtcctcctcctcctcccaaggcagagcagagaaATCCAGTACCAATGAGGACTTGGAGAAGGGCAAGAACGACGACGCGGGGAAGaaagcagaggaggatgagaagGAGAAGAGGCGGCATGCAAAGCGCAAGTACCTGATGCTGCTGGGAATCCTGGTGGCGAGCGTGACCTACCAGGCCGGCCTGGCGCCGCCGGGCGGGTCTTGGCAGTCCGACGGCGGcgggcacgccgccggcgacccggtGATGCACGACAACCGGAGGCACCGCTACCTGGCCTTCTACTACAGCAACTCCACCTCGTTCGTGGCGTccatcgtcgtcatcgtcctgctgctgccgcagtCCCTGCACAAGGACGACAAGTGGGCGGCGTGGTGGCTCGGGGTGATGAACACGACGATCGTGTTGGACCTGCTCGGCCTCCTCATCGCCTACGCCGCCGGCTCCAGCCGGTCGTGGAAGACCGCCGGATACGTGTCGGCCCTCGTCATCGCCGTGCTGGCCTATTTCGTGGTCCACGTGGCGGTGTCGCGCTTCGTCAGGAGGGGGAGAGGTAAACAACGAGacagctccggcgacggcgtcgaCTCCACccagcaccaccagcagcagcagcagcagcagcagaagaatgGACAGGCCGTTCAGCCCGCTCAAACTAACTGA